Proteins encoded within one genomic window of Candidatus Rokuibacteriota bacterium:
- a CDS encoding PLP-dependent aminotransferase family protein, whose product MTTRTNPRLDDLLSTRARIGWGASAPPARPVAEALFEFGGGHPDPSSFPYEGMVEATADVMKAEGAPALSYGEPQGYKGLRELVAHKYRLFENLEVPTDDIIISNGSGHALSLAFSAFVDVGDPILSEAPTFSGTLATIRRHGARVLDVPLDAEGMDTAVARQQLEKLRSEGKRCKLIYTIVNFQNPAGPTMSRRRREELIALAHEYDTLILEDDAYGELRFEGQAHPSLYALDKGGRVIRAGTLSKILGAGVRLGWLCAPRQMIPAFQGFLFGGGVNPYVSRVATFYMRENLVPHVARLVDIYRLKRDAMLKGLWEVLEGTDVEISKPEGGFFIWIKLPTGTKIERLREAAVKSGIQFTWGPAFYANGGGEGFIRLAYSWEPPDRNYEGAKLIAQAIKNAR is encoded by the coding sequence ATGACCACTCGAACGAACCCCCGTCTCGACGACCTCCTGTCCACCCGCGCCCGGATCGGTTGGGGCGCCTCCGCCCCGCCCGCGCGCCCCGTGGCCGAAGCGCTCTTCGAATTCGGTGGCGGCCACCCGGATCCCTCGTCCTTTCCTTACGAGGGCATGGTCGAAGCCACGGCCGACGTGATGAAGGCCGAGGGCGCGCCGGCGCTGTCCTACGGCGAGCCGCAGGGCTACAAGGGCCTGCGCGAGCTGGTCGCCCACAAGTACCGGCTCTTCGAGAACCTCGAGGTCCCGACGGACGACATCATTATCTCGAACGGCTCGGGGCACGCGCTCTCGCTGGCCTTCAGCGCCTTCGTGGACGTGGGCGACCCGATCCTCAGCGAGGCGCCGACCTTCTCCGGCACGCTGGCGACGATCCGCCGCCACGGCGCGCGCGTGCTCGACGTGCCGCTGGACGCGGAAGGCATGGACACGGCCGTCGCGCGGCAGCAGCTCGAGAAACTCAGGAGCGAGGGCAAGCGCTGCAAGCTCATCTACACCATCGTCAACTTCCAGAACCCCGCGGGGCCGACCATGTCGCGCCGGCGGCGCGAGGAGCTGATCGCGCTGGCGCACGAGTACGACACGCTGATCCTGGAAGACGACGCCTACGGCGAGTTGCGCTTCGAGGGGCAGGCGCACCCGTCGCTCTACGCGCTCGACAAGGGCGGGCGGGTCATCCGCGCGGGCACGCTGTCGAAGATCCTGGGCGCGGGCGTCAGACTCGGCTGGCTCTGCGCGCCGCGCCAGATGATCCCGGCTTTCCAGGGCTTTCTCTTCGGCGGCGGCGTCAACCCCTACGTCTCGCGCGTGGCGACCTTCTACATGCGCGAGAACCTCGTGCCGCACGTCGCGCGCCTGGTTGACATCTACCGGTTGAAGCGCGACGCGATGCTGAAGGGCCTGTGGGAAGTGCTCGAAGGCACCGACGTCGAGATCAGCAAGCCGGAGGGCGGCTTCTTCATCTGGATCAAGCTACCCACGGGGACCAAGATCGAGCGGCTCCGGGAGGCGGCGGTCAAGTCGGGCATCCAGTTCACGTGGGGACCGGCCTTCTACGCCAACGGCGGGGGCGAGGGGTTCATCCGCCTCGCGTACAGCTGGGAGCCGCCCGATCGCAACTACGAGGGCGCGAAGCTGATCGCCCAGGCCATCAAGAACGCGCGCTAG
- the corA gene encoding magnesium/cobalt transporter CorA encodes MEGVVACVAYAEGRRVRDVEIPDISEVLKEPGVFVWVGLHDPSPELLQQIQKEFGLHDLAVEDAQLAHQRPKLEQYGDSVFVVLRPAILTSDQERIELGETHLFLGPRYIVSIRHGDTPAYAAVRTRCESTPALLAKGPGFVLYAVMDFIVDHYFPVLDTLGDQLERLEDEIFSETFDRKTVQRIYDLKRNLVEVKRAVSPLVDVCNRLVRFDMPLIHEDTRPYFRDVYDHAIRINEHVDTLRELLTGALEAHLSLTAVSQNDAMKKLAGWAAIIGVPTMVAGVYGMNFKFMPELEWRYGYPAVMAGLTVVCVYLYYRFKRSGWL; translated from the coding sequence ATGGAGGGTGTGGTCGCCTGTGTTGCCTATGCGGAAGGCCGCCGCGTGCGCGACGTCGAGATCCCGGACATCAGCGAGGTTCTCAAGGAGCCCGGCGTCTTCGTGTGGGTCGGCCTGCACGACCCCTCCCCCGAGCTGCTCCAGCAGATCCAGAAGGAGTTCGGGCTCCACGACCTGGCGGTCGAGGACGCCCAGCTTGCCCACCAGCGGCCCAAGCTCGAGCAGTACGGCGACTCGGTCTTCGTCGTGCTGCGCCCGGCGATCCTGACGTCAGATCAGGAGCGCATCGAGCTGGGCGAGACGCACCTGTTCCTGGGACCGCGCTATATCGTCTCCATCCGGCACGGAGACACGCCCGCCTACGCCGCCGTCCGGACGCGCTGCGAGAGCACCCCGGCGCTCCTGGCCAAGGGGCCGGGCTTCGTGCTCTACGCCGTCATGGATTTCATCGTGGATCACTACTTCCCGGTCCTGGACACCCTGGGGGACCAGCTCGAGCGCCTCGAGGACGAGATCTTCAGCGAGACCTTCGACCGGAAGACCGTCCAGCGCATCTACGACCTCAAGCGCAACCTGGTCGAAGTCAAGCGGGCCGTGTCACCGCTCGTGGACGTGTGCAACCGGCTCGTGCGCTTCGATATGCCGCTGATCCACGAGGACACGCGGCCGTACTTCCGCGACGTCTACGACCACGCGATCCGGATCAACGAGCACGTGGACACCCTGCGCGAGCTGCTGACGGGCGCCCTCGAGGCGCATCTGTCCCTGACCGCCGTGTCGCAGAACGACGCGATGAAGAAGCTTGCGGGCTGGGCGGCTATCATCGGCGTGCCGACCATGGTCGCGGGCGTCTACGGGATGAACTTCAAGTTCATGCCGGAGCTCGAGTGGCGCTACGGCTACCCGGCGGTCATGGCCGGCCTGACCGTGGTCTGCGTCTATCTCTACTACCGGTTCAAGCGCTCCGGCTGGCTCTGA
- a CDS encoding CHAT domain-containing tetratricopeptide repeat protein, whose protein sequence is MDTMRLLRGVTAAAVLAALALPATGPALAADPFVSVGDELAVGTNRTGEACRLKLVNLRTDTGFRRFSLYCEGWTQPSGDVWTFNVGKGFALDKLLTDSVWEKNFSQRLGGCGAVEATTLGSGTPAALRECRRQDGGWRALVVAAVINRRGYGLETFPTNLPLLEAAVEVLEGKRPATEVAGAKGSLSAAIRRAEAMVDASGKLTGVEDVGARARFYRVGTLLNYAGDVVGSEAAFRRALEIEERAGGPDQPASGRTLAEIALQVGYQGGRFEEANQLYNRAEPLVQKSYSWTDRPLYLAYRANTERAYGRPTVALPLAEEAVRLRDQREVRVGNEPSGLAHALVSLGRTQLSLKRLDEAERSVSRSLDIVQRPGQDAEFRAWWTSESREWLGRIHVEQKRYADARKQFEAALERRRLLFGDSVKVADSYRDLGVLSRVEGNLPLALQAFRKEAEIYAVDPLGRSRVRPQWLVPYMDTLFEAAGADPAQREALHAEAFAAAQLPREGDTARAITNMAARLDTADPALRAVAREYQEAARGRDTARRELAMMTLLPADRREPAREAELTKELQAAETQVASREGRLQAEFPRYAGLVAPRPLALKDLSGLLRPGEALLSILTTRNATYVFVVRDGKIHAHRAAIGAGALDKSVRDLRKELDLADGQLRDFDVVAAHKLYTDLIGPVSVPLAGATHLIVVPSGPLLSLPLGLLVTQPVLPPQLAAAPEKRDYRPVSWLGKQVPISVLPSMGSLKSLRAVAGRSKAAQPFIGFGDPAFAGAPGDTRSLAALGKLCRDGAGVDVELVRGLPRLRESAGELRQIARTLKAPESDVILGAQATEKRVRSTDLSQYRVVAFATHGLLPGELKCKGEPALALTPPATGSADEDGLLDAGEVAQLKLDADWVVLSACNTAAPDGGLGGQSLSGLARAFFYAGARSLLVSHWAVVSQPTVILTTSLFEAYTRDGTLGRAAALRAAQAKLQGDPATSHPAFWAPFVLVGDGGQP, encoded by the coding sequence ATGGACACCATGCGCCTCCTTCGCGGGGTCACAGCCGCCGCTGTCCTCGCCGCGCTGGCGCTCCCCGCCACCGGGCCCGCCCTGGCGGCCGACCCCTTCGTCTCCGTGGGAGACGAGCTGGCCGTCGGCACCAACCGGACGGGCGAGGCCTGTCGGCTCAAGCTCGTGAATCTCCGAACCGACACCGGTTTTCGGCGCTTCAGTCTCTACTGCGAGGGTTGGACACAGCCGAGCGGCGATGTCTGGACCTTCAACGTCGGCAAGGGCTTTGCGCTCGACAAGCTCCTGACAGACAGCGTCTGGGAGAAGAACTTTTCTCAGCGCCTGGGCGGCTGCGGCGCGGTCGAGGCCACCACGCTGGGCTCGGGCACGCCGGCCGCCTTGCGCGAGTGCCGGAGACAGGACGGCGGCTGGCGAGCCCTCGTCGTGGCGGCGGTCATCAATCGCCGCGGCTACGGCCTCGAGACCTTCCCGACAAACCTGCCCCTGCTGGAAGCCGCCGTCGAGGTGCTCGAGGGCAAGCGCCCCGCCACGGAAGTGGCAGGCGCGAAAGGATCGCTCTCGGCCGCCATTCGTCGCGCCGAGGCCATGGTGGACGCCAGCGGCAAGCTCACCGGCGTCGAGGACGTGGGCGCCCGGGCCCGCTTCTACCGTGTCGGGACGCTCCTCAACTACGCGGGCGACGTCGTCGGCTCCGAGGCGGCCTTCCGCCGCGCGCTCGAGATCGAGGAGCGCGCGGGCGGTCCCGACCAGCCGGCATCAGGGCGGACGTTGGCCGAGATAGCGCTTCAAGTCGGCTACCAGGGCGGCCGTTTCGAGGAGGCCAACCAGCTCTACAACCGCGCCGAGCCGCTCGTCCAGAAGAGCTACTCGTGGACGGACCGGCCGCTGTATTTGGCCTACCGGGCCAACACCGAGCGCGCATACGGGCGCCCCACGGTTGCGCTGCCGCTGGCCGAGGAGGCGGTGCGGCTGCGCGATCAGCGCGAGGTGCGGGTCGGGAACGAGCCCTCCGGGCTTGCGCATGCGCTCGTGTCGCTGGGCCGGACCCAGCTCAGCCTCAAGCGGCTCGACGAGGCGGAGCGAAGCGTGTCGCGGTCGCTCGACATCGTCCAGAGGCCCGGACAGGACGCCGAGTTCCGAGCCTGGTGGACCAGCGAGTCCCGGGAGTGGCTGGGCCGGATCCACGTCGAGCAGAAGCGCTACGCGGACGCGCGCAAGCAGTTCGAGGCTGCCCTCGAGCGGCGGCGTCTCCTCTTCGGCGACTCGGTCAAGGTCGCCGACTCCTACCGGGACCTGGGCGTGCTGTCTCGCGTCGAGGGCAACTTGCCTCTGGCGCTCCAGGCCTTCAGGAAGGAGGCGGAGATCTACGCCGTGGACCCGCTGGGCCGAAGTCGCGTGCGCCCGCAGTGGCTGGTCCCGTACATGGACACGCTGTTCGAGGCGGCCGGGGCCGACCCGGCGCAGCGCGAGGCGCTCCATGCCGAGGCCTTCGCCGCCGCCCAGTTGCCGAGGGAGGGCGACACGGCGCGCGCCATCACCAACATGGCGGCCCGGCTCGACACCGCCGACCCCGCCCTGCGCGCCGTCGCGCGCGAGTACCAGGAAGCGGCCCGCGGGCGCGACACGGCGCGGCGCGAGCTGGCGATGATGACCCTGCTCCCCGCGGACAGGCGCGAGCCCGCGCGCGAGGCCGAGCTCACGAAGGAGCTCCAGGCGGCGGAGACGCAAGTGGCGAGCCGCGAGGGCAGGCTCCAGGCAGAATTCCCGCGCTACGCCGGGTTGGTCGCGCCGCGGCCGCTGGCACTCAAGGACCTGAGCGGGCTCCTGCGCCCCGGCGAAGCGCTGCTTTCGATCCTGACCACGCGGAACGCGACCTATGTGTTCGTCGTGCGCGACGGCAAGATCCACGCGCACCGCGCCGCCATCGGCGCCGGTGCGCTCGACAAGAGCGTGCGCGACTTGCGCAAGGAGCTCGATCTCGCGGACGGTCAGCTCCGCGACTTCGACGTGGTGGCGGCGCACAAGCTGTATACCGACCTGATCGGGCCTGTCTCCGTTCCGCTCGCCGGCGCCACACACTTGATCGTCGTGCCGTCGGGGCCGCTCCTCAGCCTGCCGCTGGGTCTTCTGGTGACCCAGCCAGTCCTGCCCCCGCAGCTGGCGGCCGCGCCCGAGAAGAGGGACTACCGGCCCGTGTCCTGGCTCGGCAAGCAGGTGCCCATCAGCGTCCTGCCTTCCATGGGCTCGCTGAAGAGCCTGCGCGCGGTGGCCGGCCGCTCGAAGGCGGCCCAGCCCTTCATCGGCTTCGGCGATCCCGCCTTCGCGGGCGCCCCGGGAGACACGCGCAGTCTCGCCGCGCTCGGGAAGCTGTGCCGGGACGGCGCGGGAGTGGACGTCGAGCTCGTGCGCGGCCTGCCGCGCCTTCGCGAGTCGGCGGGGGAGCTCCGGCAGATCGCGCGGACGCTCAAGGCGCCGGAGTCGGACGTGATCCTGGGCGCTCAGGCGACCGAGAAGCGCGTGCGGAGCACGGACCTCAGCCAGTACCGCGTGGTCGCTTTCGCGACCCACGGCCTCCTGCCGGGCGAGCTCAAGTGCAAGGGCGAGCCGGCGCTGGCGCTGACGCCACCAGCGACGGGGAGCGCCGATGAAGACGGGCTGCTCGACGCCGGCGAGGTCGCCCAGCTCAAGCTCGACGCCGACTGGGTCGTCCTCTCGGCCTGCAACACGGCGGCGCCCGACGGCGGGCTGGGCGGCCAGAGTCTCTCGGGGCTGGCGCGCGCCTTCTTCTACGCCGGCGCGCGATCCCTCCTGGTCTCTCACTGGGCCGTGGTCTCCCAGCCGACGGTGATCCTGACCACGAGCCTCTTCGAGGCCTACACGCGCGACGGCACTCTCGGTCGCGCCGCCGCCCTTCGCGCGGCCCAGGCCAAGCTCCAGGGCGATCCCGCCACCTCGCATCCGGCCTTCTGGGCACCCTTCGTCCTGGTGGGCGACGGGGGCCAACCGTAA
- a CDS encoding VWA domain-containing protein, which produces MARLSRYSRWDGTQAVPDLDADQLLSAMSDDLLADGDLWNAFRRLFQRGAQDPQGGRMPGLQDLLKRLKQERQQRLEQYDMGSVLEDIKKQLADILKTERAGIERDVPPGAQQEQKLQRLDAMPPDPAGQIKALQDYPFTDAEAKRKFDELMKSLQEQMLKPFMQGMQQGLQNLTPEDLKRMREMMRDLNNMLRERAQGGEPDFQAFKAKWGQNFPMVDSLDQLLVQMGKQMGQMQSLMQSLTPGQRQQLQDMMQSLFAKDERLEAEMAQLAMNLEDLLPMDALRRPYDFKGDENLSMKEAMRVMEELQQMDQLERQLRRAKDPGDLDKIDESEVERLLGEEAARDLQKLRELAKKLEEAGYLENKGGKLQLTARAIRKIGDKALRDVFDHLKRDRFGRHAVSRRGAGGDRTDDAKRYEFGDPFLLDLRGTLMHAVERGGAGTPVRLSPDDFEVWRTELSTQAATVVLLDLSRSMLYNGCFLPAKKVALALHALIRGQFPRDSLHIVGFSLYAREFSAAELPELSPSGTNIGTNMHAAFMLARTLLGRQKGGNKQIIMITDGEPTAHMEGGEAEFSYPPTRRTLQETLKEVQRCTREGITINTFMLERSAMLAAFVEQMTKINRGRAFFATPERLGEYVLVDYVSNKRRAAS; this is translated from the coding sequence ATGGCGAGACTCAGCCGATATTCCCGCTGGGACGGCACCCAGGCCGTCCCCGACCTCGACGCCGACCAGCTCCTGTCGGCCATGTCGGACGACTTGCTCGCCGACGGCGATCTCTGGAACGCCTTCCGCCGCCTCTTCCAGCGCGGCGCGCAGGATCCGCAGGGCGGCCGCATGCCGGGGCTCCAGGATCTCCTCAAGCGCCTCAAGCAGGAGCGCCAGCAGCGCCTCGAGCAGTACGACATGGGCTCGGTGCTCGAGGACATCAAGAAGCAGCTCGCCGACATCCTCAAGACCGAGCGCGCGGGCATCGAGCGCGACGTGCCTCCGGGGGCCCAGCAGGAGCAGAAGCTCCAGCGTCTCGACGCGATGCCGCCCGACCCCGCGGGGCAGATCAAGGCGCTCCAGGACTACCCGTTCACGGATGCCGAGGCGAAGCGCAAGTTCGACGAGCTGATGAAATCGCTCCAGGAGCAGATGCTCAAGCCCTTCATGCAGGGCATGCAGCAGGGGCTCCAGAACCTGACGCCGGAAGACTTGAAGCGCATGCGGGAGATGATGCGGGATCTGAACAACATGCTACGCGAGCGTGCCCAGGGGGGCGAGCCGGATTTCCAGGCTTTCAAAGCCAAGTGGGGACAGAACTTCCCGATGGTGGACAGCCTCGACCAGCTGCTCGTGCAGATGGGCAAGCAGATGGGCCAGATGCAGTCGCTGATGCAGAGCCTCACGCCGGGCCAGCGCCAGCAGCTCCAGGACATGATGCAGTCGCTCTTCGCGAAAGACGAGCGGCTCGAGGCCGAGATGGCCCAGCTCGCCATGAACCTCGAAGACCTCCTGCCCATGGACGCGCTCCGCCGGCCGTACGACTTCAAGGGCGACGAGAACCTGTCCATGAAAGAGGCCATGCGCGTCATGGAAGAGCTCCAGCAGATGGACCAGCTCGAGCGCCAGCTGAGGCGCGCGAAGGACCCGGGCGACCTGGACAAGATCGACGAATCCGAAGTCGAGCGGCTCCTGGGCGAGGAGGCCGCGCGCGATCTCCAGAAGCTCCGCGAGCTCGCGAAGAAGCTTGAGGAGGCCGGATACCTCGAGAACAAGGGCGGGAAGCTCCAGCTGACGGCACGGGCCATCCGCAAGATCGGCGACAAAGCGCTCCGCGACGTCTTCGACCACCTCAAGCGCGACCGCTTCGGGCGCCACGCCGTCTCGCGCCGCGGCGCCGGCGGTGACCGCACCGACGACGCCAAGCGCTACGAGTTCGGCGACCCCTTCCTGCTCGACCTGCGCGGCACGCTCATGCACGCGGTCGAGCGCGGCGGCGCGGGCACGCCCGTCCGGCTCTCGCCGGATGACTTCGAGGTCTGGCGCACCGAGCTTTCGACGCAGGCGGCCACGGTCGTCCTGCTCGATCTCAGCCGCTCGATGCTCTACAACGGCTGCTTCCTGCCGGCCAAGAAGGTGGCGCTGGCGCTCCACGCCCTGATCCGCGGCCAGTTCCCGCGCGACAGCCTGCACATCGTGGGCTTCTCGCTCTACGCGCGCGAGTTCAGCGCGGCGGAGCTGCCCGAGCTGTCCCCCAGCGGGACCAACATCGGCACCAACATGCACGCGGCCTTCATGCTCGCCCGCACGCTCCTCGGGCGCCAGAAGGGCGGCAACAAGCAGATCATCATGATTACCGACGGCGAGCCGACGGCGCACATGGAGGGCGGCGAGGCGGAGTTCTCCTACCCGCCGACGCGGCGGACGCTCCAGGAGACGCTCAAGGAAGTCCAGCGCTGCACGCGCGAGGGCATCACCATCAATACCTTCATGCTCGAGCGGAGCGCGATGCTGGCGGCGTTCGTCGAGCAGATGACGAAGATCAACCGCGGCCGCGCGTTCTTCGCCACCCCGGAGCGCCTCGGCGAGTACGTCCTCGTGGACTACGTCAGCAACAAGCGCCGCGCCGCCTCGTAG